In the genome of Saprospira sp. CCB-QB6, one region contains:
- a CDS encoding glycosyltransferase, producing MGKKKIYCTVTNDLLQDQRMHRICSSLQAEGYALTLVGRKQKDSLPLPNRPYSQKRLNCFFQAGKFFYLEYQLRLFFFLLFQQFDILCSVDLDSLPAGHAAARLKGKRLVFDAHEYFEEMPEVVRRPKIRAIWAWIARYYIPKVDLAYTVCQSLADLFEAQHGKPFGVIRNLPLAQDKTIEAAAYPTAGPLILIYQGMLNEGRGLEELLQALPNFSAQEVQLWLLGKGDKMASLQEQAQSLNLGEQLKFWGFLAPEELHKITPQAHLGLNLLKHQGQSYYFSLANKFFDYVQAEKPSLNMAFPEYQRHLADYEVALLLEELSPSAISKAIRELLENPERYQQLQANCRLAKQDWIWEKEAQKLLTYYEAL from the coding sequence ATGGGAAAGAAAAAAATATATTGCACAGTTACCAATGATCTTTTGCAAGATCAGCGTATGCATCGGATTTGTAGTAGTTTGCAGGCAGAAGGCTATGCCCTAACTTTAGTGGGGCGAAAGCAAAAGGATTCTTTGCCTTTGCCCAATAGACCTTATTCGCAGAAGCGCTTGAACTGCTTTTTTCAGGCAGGCAAATTCTTTTATTTAGAGTATCAGTTGCGCTTATTTTTCTTTTTGCTCTTTCAGCAGTTTGATATCCTTTGTTCGGTAGATTTAGATAGTTTGCCAGCGGGACACGCTGCGGCTCGACTAAAAGGCAAGCGCTTAGTTTTTGATGCCCATGAGTATTTTGAAGAAATGCCAGAGGTGGTCCGACGCCCAAAAATACGGGCTATTTGGGCCTGGATAGCCCGCTATTATATTCCAAAAGTTGATTTAGCCTATACCGTTTGTCAAAGTTTGGCAGATTTATTTGAAGCGCAACACGGCAAGCCCTTTGGCGTAATTCGCAACCTGCCTTTGGCCCAAGATAAAACAATAGAAGCAGCCGCTTATCCAACAGCTGGTCCCTTGATTCTCATTTATCAAGGGATGTTGAACGAAGGCCGAGGCCTAGAAGAGCTCCTGCAGGCTTTACCCAATTTTTCGGCCCAAGAGGTACAGCTTTGGCTTTTGGGAAAGGGCGATAAAATGGCAAGTTTGCAAGAACAAGCGCAAAGTCTTAACTTGGGGGAACAGCTCAAATTTTGGGGCTTTTTAGCCCCTGAAGAACTACATAAAATAACTCCTCAAGCTCATTTGGGCCTCAATTTACTCAAACATCAGGGACAGAGTTATTACTTTTCTTTGGCCAATAAGTTTTTTGATTACGTTCAAGCAGAAAAGCCTAGTCTCAATATGGCTTTTCCCGAATACCAACGACATTTAGCAGATTATGAAGTGGCCCTCTTACTCGAAGAGTTGAGCCCCTCCGCTATTAGCAAGGCTATTCGAGAGCTGCTAGAGAATCCTGAACGCTATCAACAATTGCAGGCCAATTGCCGTTTGGCTAAACAAGATTGGATCTGGGAAAAGGAAGCCCAAAAGTTATTAACCTATTACGAAGCGCTCTAA